One segment of Paenibacillus sp. FSL R7-0337 DNA contains the following:
- the flgG gene encoding flagellar basal body rod protein FlgG — MLRSMYSGVSGMRGFQTKLDVIGNNIANVNTIGFKSGRVMFKDIMSQTVSGVTAPVDGGQGGVNAKQIGLGVSIGSVDTLHTGGSAMTTNNPTDLRIEGDGFFLVKLSGDQDVPFLTRAGDFHVDASRNLVTSDGLHVLNSNSEAIQLDEGATSFSISSDGTILQTLGDGTINSDLLIGVAKVSNPGGLEKIGGNLYRMTLNASAEGALEPTTANNAEVGTGTIVAGQLEMSNVDLTGEFTEMIVTQRGFQANSRIITTSDEVLQEVVNLKR, encoded by the coding sequence ATGTTAAGATCTATGTACTCAGGGGTTTCAGGTATGCGCGGATTCCAGACCAAGCTCGATGTCATTGGTAACAATATTGCGAATGTCAATACCATCGGCTTCAAGTCAGGACGCGTGATGTTCAAGGATATTATGAGCCAGACGGTCTCCGGGGTTACAGCACCCGTGGATGGCGGACAAGGCGGTGTCAATGCCAAGCAGATCGGTCTTGGGGTGTCCATCGGTTCCGTTGACACCTTGCATACTGGGGGGAGTGCGATGACTACCAACAACCCTACAGATCTTCGAATTGAAGGAGACGGATTTTTTCTGGTGAAGCTCTCGGGCGATCAGGATGTTCCCTTCCTGACCCGTGCCGGAGATTTCCATGTGGATGCCAGCCGCAATCTAGTGACCTCGGACGGACTGCATGTCCTTAATTCAAATTCAGAAGCTATTCAATTAGACGAGGGTGCTACATCATTCTCTATCTCCAGTGATGGTACGATTTTGCAAACGTTGGGGGATGGGACAATAAATTCAGATTTATTGATCGGTGTTGCCAAAGTCAGCAATCCGGGAGGCCTTGAGAAAATCGGCGGCAACTTGTACCGGATGACCTTAAATGCAAGTGCTGAAGGTGCGCTGGAGCCGACAACTGCCAACAATGCAGAAGTAGGGACAGGTACTATCGTTGCCGGCCAGCTGGAAATGTCCAATGTGGATCTGACCGGTGAGTTCACGGAAATGATTGTTACCCAGCGTGGATTCCAGGCGAATTCGCGGATTATCACCACTTCCGATGAAGTATTGCAGGAAGTAGTTAATCTGAAGCGTTAA
- the fliJ gene encoding flagellar export protein FliJ, whose translation MRFHYTFQKVVDLKGNEKTQAEWMLSSALGELQAQEKSLDELTGQRSTLMLSLQSAAQQKTPMAKLREMQDYVDYLDKCIARKHSDISRAHVEVQNKQDHLSTKVLDEKVWLKAKDKAQTAFLQNMSLREQNELDEMATVRFAMKSL comes from the coding sequence ATGAGATTCCATTATACTTTTCAAAAAGTGGTGGACTTGAAGGGTAACGAAAAAACACAGGCAGAGTGGATGCTCTCAAGCGCGCTCGGAGAACTGCAGGCACAGGAAAAAAGCCTTGATGAATTAACTGGTCAGCGCAGCACGCTGATGTTGTCCCTGCAAAGTGCAGCACAGCAGAAGACACCGATGGCTAAGCTTCGTGAAATGCAGGATTACGTGGATTATCTCGACAAATGCATTGCCCGTAAGCATTCCGACATTAGTAGGGCACATGTTGAGGTTCAGAATAAGCAGGATCACCTGAGTACGAAGGTTCTGGATGAGAAGGTATGGCTCAAAGCCAAAGACAAAGCACAAACCGCATTTCTGCAGAATATGAGTTTACGGGAACAAAACGAACTGGATGAGATGGCTACCGTCCGCTTCGCGATGAAATCCCTCTAA
- a CDS encoding flagellar hook capping FlgD N-terminal domain-containing protein, with protein sequence MATNPVSNSNQWNYVANDKTPKTTGTSTLGKDQFLKILITQLQNQDPMQPMEDKEFIAQMAQFSSVEQLMNISTQLTALNQSLGSVSGLIGKDITWTDAETKLPKSGNVESIVVSSGVQYAVVGKERIALTDITQIQNAGTTPPAGSETPAASESPATSETPAASETATNGESEETS encoded by the coding sequence ATGGCAACGAATCCCGTGTCTAACAGCAACCAGTGGAATTATGTAGCGAATGATAAGACACCCAAGACCACAGGCACCTCTACACTGGGCAAGGATCAGTTCTTGAAAATACTGATTACCCAGCTGCAGAACCAGGACCCGATGCAGCCGATGGAGGATAAGGAATTCATCGCTCAAATGGCTCAATTCTCATCTGTAGAGCAGCTTATGAACATATCCACCCAGCTTACAGCACTGAATCAGTCTCTTGGCTCTGTGTCAGGATTGATCGGGAAGGATATCACCTGGACGGATGCTGAGACGAAATTGCCGAAATCAGGCAATGTTGAATCGATTGTTGTCAGCAGCGGGGTGCAATACGCAGTGGTAGGCAAGGAGCGTATTGCTCTAACAGATATTACGCAAATTCAGAATGCTGGTACTACACCTCCAGCGGGCAGTGAGACTCCAGCGGCTAGCGAGAGTCCAGCAACCAGTGAGACTCCGGCAGCCAGTGAGACTGCGACAAACGGGGAGAGCGAGGAGACATCATGA
- a CDS encoding kinesin, with translation MANNQMELEDEGSAGKLERFLFLMIPIIFTLVLLGVLLTLFNMDIRNNVLAIANKIPVIEKWVPDPPADPAAPGEAAEENPPAESKEQAASSASTIKELKVQLTAGEEKLKKAEEDKAAETTKAEALQKQVDELKTAAETAAATEEEEDPYLKKVTDLAKLYAGMKASKAAPIMENLTTDEMVQIFSVMNNASKTAILEKMDAKKAADVSIKLKETTNSTDMAIAALQSRLKQEAGTATPKPSANLDQEKLGQTFTSMPAADAAVLLGSMYSLSPDKVITVLNTVSDSVRSSILGEMTKKDSKQTAKIVNRLMGGK, from the coding sequence GTGGCAAATAATCAGATGGAACTTGAAGATGAAGGGTCGGCAGGCAAATTAGAGCGTTTTTTGTTCTTGATGATTCCAATCATTTTCACGCTTGTACTGCTTGGGGTACTGCTCACCCTATTTAATATGGATATTCGCAATAACGTGTTGGCGATTGCCAACAAAATTCCTGTTATAGAGAAATGGGTGCCTGATCCGCCCGCGGACCCGGCAGCGCCGGGTGAAGCCGCAGAGGAGAATCCGCCCGCAGAGAGTAAAGAGCAGGCCGCGAGCTCCGCGAGCACGATCAAAGAACTCAAAGTTCAACTTACCGCTGGGGAGGAAAAACTGAAGAAGGCTGAAGAAGACAAGGCGGCGGAGACCACCAAGGCCGAAGCACTTCAAAAGCAGGTTGATGAGTTAAAGACCGCTGCTGAAACGGCCGCAGCCACCGAGGAAGAGGAAGATCCTTATCTGAAGAAAGTGACGGATCTGGCTAAGCTGTATGCCGGGATGAAGGCCTCCAAAGCGGCGCCGATTATGGAGAATTTGACTACCGATGAGATGGTTCAAATCTTCAGTGTGATGAACAATGCCAGCAAAACGGCCATCCTGGAAAAAATGGATGCCAAAAAAGCGGCAGATGTCTCCATAAAGCTAAAAGAAACCACAAATTCAACCGATATGGCTATTGCAGCCCTGCAATCCCGGCTAAAGCAGGAGGCTGGTACTGCTACTCCCAAGCCTTCAGCTAATCTGGATCAGGAGAAGCTAGGCCAGACCTTCACCAGCATGCCCGCTGCGGATGCGGCAGTGCTGCTTGGCTCCATGTACAGCCTGAGTCCGGATAAAGTCATCACGGTGCTGAATACGGTCAGTGACTCGGTCCGCTCCTCCATTTTGGGGGAGATGACCAAGAAAGACAGCAAGCAGACAGCCAAAATTGTCAACCGTCTGATGGGCGGGAAATAA
- the fliI gene encoding flagellar protein export ATPase FliI yields MGTTMLDSRRYKDQLRNFDPVRINGKVTQVIGLMVESEGPDASIGDVCYIYPAKGSKPLQAEVVGFRDNKVLLMPLGELQAIGPGCDVVGTGKPLSVQVGSELLGKVLDGLGQPLDGSLIPARMPHSSTFNIPSNPLNRPRVAEPISIGVRAIDGLLTIGKGQRVGIFAGSGVGKSTLMGMIARNTSADVNVIALIGERGREVLDFIERDLGPEGLQRSVVIVATSDQPALIRIKGALIATTIAEYFRDRGLNVMLMMDSVTRYAMAQREVGLAVGEPPAMRGYTPSVFASLPKLLERAGTGPTGSITAFYTVLVDGDDMNEPIADAVRGILDGHIVLNRNIANKGHFPAIDVLASISRVMKDIAPEEQIAAAENVKRLMAVYKDSEDLINIGAYQRGSNAQIDESMHYIDSIWDFTKQKVNEKVTLSEVQQTLISQFSRS; encoded by the coding sequence ATGGGGACGACGATGCTTGACAGCAGAAGATACAAAGATCAGCTGCGTAACTTCGATCCGGTAAGGATTAACGGTAAGGTTACTCAGGTTATCGGGCTGATGGTGGAGTCGGAAGGGCCAGACGCCAGCATCGGTGATGTGTGTTATATCTATCCTGCCAAAGGAAGTAAGCCGCTTCAGGCAGAGGTTGTAGGGTTCCGTGATAACAAGGTGCTGTTAATGCCGCTTGGCGAACTGCAGGCTATCGGGCCTGGTTGTGATGTAGTGGGCACCGGCAAGCCGCTTAGCGTTCAAGTCGGCTCGGAGCTGCTCGGGAAGGTTCTCGACGGTCTGGGACAGCCGCTGGATGGTTCACTGATACCGGCCAGAATGCCGCACAGCTCCACCTTCAACATTCCGTCCAATCCGCTTAACCGCCCGCGGGTCGCCGAACCGATCAGCATTGGAGTCCGGGCTATTGATGGACTTTTGACTATCGGTAAGGGGCAGCGTGTAGGGATTTTTGCCGGCTCGGGTGTGGGGAAGAGTACCCTGATGGGCATGATTGCCCGAAACACCTCGGCAGATGTCAATGTGATTGCGCTGATCGGTGAACGGGGCAGAGAGGTGCTTGATTTCATTGAGCGCGATCTGGGACCCGAAGGTCTTCAGCGTTCGGTGGTCATTGTGGCCACTTCGGATCAGCCTGCGCTGATCCGGATTAAGGGGGCGCTGATCGCCACTACGATTGCCGAGTACTTCCGCGACCGTGGTCTGAATGTCATGCTGATGATGGACTCGGTAACACGTTATGCGATGGCGCAGCGTGAGGTAGGGCTAGCAGTCGGCGAGCCTCCGGCGATGAGAGGGTATACACCTTCTGTATTCGCCAGTCTGCCTAAGCTGCTGGAACGTGCTGGGACGGGCCCTACAGGCTCAATCACCGCGTTCTACACGGTGCTGGTTGACGGTGACGATATGAACGAGCCGATAGCAGATGCTGTGCGCGGCATTCTGGACGGACATATTGTTCTGAACCGGAATATAGCCAATAAAGGACATTTTCCAGCCATCGACGTTCTCGCAAGCATCAGCCGGGTGATGAAGGATATCGCCCCGGAGGAGCAGATTGCAGCGGCCGAGAATGTGAAGCGCCTGATGGCGGTATATAAGGATTCCGAGGACCTGATTAACATCGGAGCCTACCAGAGGGGCTCTAACGCGCAAATCGATGAGTCGATGCATTACATCGACAGCATCTGGGATTTCACCAAGCAAAAGGTGAACGAGAAGGTAACCCTCAGCGAAGTGCAGCAGACTTTAATTTCACAGTTCTCGAGGAGTTGA
- the fliF gene encoding flagellar basal-body MS-ring/collar protein FliF has protein sequence MNERLAQYREKITQYWNRFSGKQKIMFFSTLFIIIIVIVVTTMQLSKVEYEVAFQDLDSTDSAGVMSYLDTSGVSYRLSPDGKSISVPSTDAARIKIAVGSQGIVQQGSIGYKVFNESSSMIGTTDSEFNVKYNNALNGEVEQLMRRMQGIKDAKVLITLPKETVFASQEDQEKAQASVVMSFDPGFRPSQENIDGYFNLVKTAVPNLPIDNITITNNEVELKPTAKGGQAGISSQVEENFALKKKFEDDVKKDVKQFLSTLTGPDKVDVLVFSKLNFDKENRKEDVVVPVDAENMKGIEISSQIISKTFSGQGNTSGGVAGTGSEDVAGYPAGADTGASSSEESSETRNFEVTRITKDIIASPYTVKDLTINVAVEPPAGQTTLDEATSGAIQNILVNIVRASLADSGITYTDADLTKKVSVFSQQFGGATAENTSGGLATWMIWAIGAAALLVGAGGGYLIYRSRKNKQEEEVEEDIPLQVPTEFPSINMDSVTNESQVRKQLESLAKKKPDEFVNLLRTWLAEEQR, from the coding sequence GTGAATGAAAGATTGGCCCAGTACCGGGAGAAGATAACCCAGTATTGGAACAGATTCAGCGGTAAACAGAAGATAATGTTTTTCTCCACTCTGTTTATTATCATTATAGTAATCGTAGTTACGACTATGCAGTTATCGAAGGTAGAATACGAGGTTGCTTTTCAGGACCTGGACAGTACCGATTCAGCGGGAGTTATGAGTTATTTGGATACATCAGGGGTGTCTTACCGTTTAAGCCCGGATGGCAAAAGTATCTCCGTTCCCAGCACGGATGCTGCACGTATCAAGATAGCTGTTGGTTCTCAGGGGATCGTTCAGCAAGGGTCAATCGGGTACAAGGTGTTCAATGAATCCTCGTCCATGATCGGCACTACAGACAGTGAATTCAATGTTAAATACAACAATGCGCTTAATGGTGAAGTTGAACAGCTGATGAGAAGGATGCAGGGGATTAAAGACGCCAAGGTTCTCATTACTCTGCCAAAGGAGACGGTATTCGCCTCACAGGAGGATCAGGAGAAAGCGCAGGCTTCCGTGGTGATGAGCTTTGATCCGGGATTCAGACCCTCCCAGGAGAATATTGACGGTTACTTCAATCTCGTGAAGACCGCTGTCCCGAATCTTCCCATCGACAACATTACGATCACTAACAACGAGGTGGAGCTGAAACCGACGGCCAAGGGCGGCCAGGCGGGGATCTCCAGCCAGGTTGAAGAGAACTTCGCACTCAAGAAGAAATTCGAAGATGATGTCAAGAAAGATGTCAAACAATTCCTGAGTACCCTGACAGGTCCCGACAAGGTCGATGTCCTGGTGTTCTCCAAGCTTAATTTCGATAAGGAGAACAGAAAGGAAGATGTTGTAGTACCGGTGGATGCTGAGAATATGAAGGGGATTGAGATCAGCTCGCAGATTATCAGCAAAACGTTCTCGGGCCAAGGGAACACATCCGGAGGAGTCGCGGGTACAGGGTCTGAAGATGTTGCAGGTTATCCTGCTGGGGCTGACACAGGTGCTTCTTCTTCTGAGGAATCATCGGAGACAAGGAACTTTGAAGTTACGAGAATCACCAAAGATATTATCGCAAGTCCATATACTGTAAAAGATTTAACCATAAATGTCGCGGTTGAACCACCTGCAGGACAAACAACTTTGGACGAGGCTACTTCAGGAGCGATACAAAACATTCTGGTCAACATTGTCCGCGCCTCGCTGGCAGATTCAGGTATTACTTATACAGACGCGGACCTGACCAAAAAAGTTTCGGTATTCTCGCAACAATTTGGAGGTGCCACTGCCGAGAATACATCCGGAGGACTGGCAACTTGGATGATCTGGGCCATCGGTGCGGCTGCTCTGCTGGTCGGTGCAGGCGGAGGTTATCTGATCTACCGCAGCCGCAAGAACAAGCAGGAGGAAGAGGTGGAAGAAGATATTCCGCTGCAGGTTCCTACCGAGTTCCCTTCAATTAATATGGATAGCGTGACGAATGAAAGTCAGGTCCGCAAGCAGCTGGAAAGTCTGGCGAAGAAGAAGCCGGATGAATTCGTAAATCTGCTCCGCACTTGGCTTGCTGAAGAACAGAGGTGA
- a CDS encoding flagellar FlbD family protein has protein sequence MISITRLNGAGMWLNALLVEMVEESPDTYITLVTGKRLIVLEKADEVISKIKEYNRDIGTHAATIKVQSMEELS, from the coding sequence ATGATTTCGATAACAAGATTGAACGGGGCGGGGATGTGGCTGAATGCCCTGCTGGTTGAAATGGTTGAAGAATCACCGGACACGTATATTACGCTGGTAACCGGCAAAAGACTGATCGTGCTTGAAAAAGCCGATGAAGTCATTAGCAAGATTAAGGAATATAACAGGGACATAGGCACACACGCTGCCACCATTAAAGTCCAGTCAATGGAGGAGCTTTCATGA
- the fliE gene encoding flagellar hook-basal body complex protein FliE: protein MIQNLLIGNQAVQPLAMKSVAAESSAVQEPGQSFGSYLENALNQVADQEEQAKDMSNKFVLGEVNIDEAMISSQQALLSLQLTTQVRNKVIEAYQEIMRTQI from the coding sequence TTGATACAGAATTTATTGATCGGGAACCAGGCGGTTCAGCCGCTCGCTATGAAGTCCGTAGCTGCAGAATCCTCAGCCGTGCAAGAGCCGGGACAGAGCTTCGGTTCATACCTGGAGAATGCGCTTAACCAGGTAGCAGATCAGGAAGAACAGGCGAAAGACATGAGTAACAAATTTGTACTGGGAGAGGTCAACATTGATGAGGCTATGATTTCGTCCCAACAGGCATTGCTGAGTTTGCAGTTGACTACACAAGTCCGGAACAAAGTAATTGAAGCCTATCAGGAAATTATGAGAACTCAAATCTAA
- the fliG gene encoding flagellar motor switch protein FliG gives MAKASQQGLSGRQKAAILLITLGPEVSAQIFKHLRDEEIEQLTLEIANVRKVDSGEKESIMSEFHQICLAQEYISQGGINYAKEILEKALGSAKALEVINRLTATLQVRPFDFARKADPNQILNFIQNENVQTIALVLSYLQFEQAASILSSLPQEKQAEVARRIAIMDSTSPEVVTQIERVLEQKLSATVTQDYTNAGGIESIVQILNGVDRGTERTILDSLEIQDPELAEEIKKRMFVFEDIVNVDNRSIQRIIKDIDNADLQLALKVASEEVRDVIFRNMSKRMAETFREEMEYMGPVRLRDVEEAQTRIVGTIRRLEESGEIIIARGGGDDIIV, from the coding sequence ATGGCAAAAGCTAGCCAGCAGGGACTCAGCGGCCGTCAAAAGGCGGCGATCCTGCTTATCACACTAGGGCCTGAAGTATCGGCACAAATATTCAAGCATCTGCGGGATGAGGAAATCGAACAGCTGACGCTGGAAATTGCGAATGTACGCAAAGTGGACAGCGGGGAAAAAGAGTCGATCATGTCCGAATTCCATCAGATCTGTCTCGCACAGGAATATATCTCGCAGGGTGGTATCAACTACGCCAAGGAGATCCTTGAAAAGGCGCTCGGCTCGGCAAAGGCGCTCGAAGTGATCAACCGCCTGACAGCAACACTGCAGGTAAGACCCTTCGATTTTGCCCGCAAGGCAGATCCGAATCAGATTCTCAACTTCATCCAGAACGAGAATGTGCAGACCATTGCACTTGTACTCTCTTATCTGCAATTTGAACAAGCGGCCTCTATCCTGTCTTCTCTGCCTCAGGAGAAGCAGGCCGAGGTAGCCAGAAGAATAGCGATTATGGACAGCACCTCTCCAGAGGTCGTAACCCAGATCGAACGTGTGCTGGAACAGAAGCTGTCTGCTACAGTCACCCAGGATTATACGAATGCAGGCGGTATCGAATCGATTGTACAGATTCTAAACGGTGTTGACCGCGGTACAGAACGGACTATTCTCGATTCCTTGGAAATTCAGGACCCGGAGCTGGCCGAAGAAATCAAGAAGCGGATGTTCGTCTTCGAAGATATCGTCAATGTGGATAACCGTTCCATTCAGCGGATTATCAAGGATATCGACAACGCGGACTTGCAGCTTGCGCTCAAAGTGGCCAGCGAGGAAGTGCGGGATGTTATCTTCCGCAATATGTCTAAGCGTATGGCTGAGACCTTCCGCGAGGAAATGGAGTATATGGGACCCGTGCGGCTGCGTGATGTGGAAGAAGCACAGACCCGCATCGTAGGCACGATCCGCAGACTCGAAGAGTCTGGTGAAATTATCATCGCCCGTGGCGGAGGAGATGACATTATTGTCTAA
- a CDS encoding TIGR02530 family flagellar biosynthesis protein, whose protein sequence is MSDRITIGQLYPAAVHPSALQRQQSVKGSSSPEASFESVLQKNMLKFSNHAAKRLEQRGIELGSRQLDQISSAVDKAAAKGSKESLILMKDMALIVSVKNRTVVTAMDGNSMKDNVFTQIDSAVIIS, encoded by the coding sequence ATGAGTGACAGAATAACTATCGGACAATTATATCCGGCAGCTGTACATCCTTCCGCCTTGCAACGTCAGCAATCTGTTAAGGGCTCCTCAAGTCCTGAAGCGTCGTTCGAGAGTGTGCTGCAGAAGAATATGTTGAAGTTCAGTAACCATGCAGCCAAACGCCTGGAGCAGCGGGGAATCGAGCTTGGCAGCCGCCAACTGGATCAGATCTCCTCTGCGGTAGACAAAGCAGCCGCCAAGGGCAGCAAAGAATCTCTGATTCTTATGAAGGATATGGCACTTATTGTAAGTGTGAAGAACCGGACAGTTGTTACAGCGATGGATGGCAATTCAATGAAAGACAATGTATTCACGCAGATTGACAGTGCAGTAATTATATCTTGA
- a CDS encoding flagellar hook-length control protein FliK, which produces MSIILQTLTAGNLAASGGTTQGTTGTVNPSMPFAQTLVQSMGGVTAAKGTETPVAGNLVSLLQGLLSAVQAKGEEAGSTDVKQTKLLEGLVQDIEKLDTSLEADPALIAALQSWLLQVSALVSGNPSPGSKDASATVADTSISLSPLAKNPETLRFAIQDELNSLVQRVQTAAVSGDQETAAKGAALLNQFSAIMAESAPVNHKSMANKTPAVVDAPAVSLKQATESEPRVEMYSKADLATDVRRLLGASASTRSMLDAAAAGTTEAVITDEGSTPVLAGMAASMKKTVLAEEALPAGEAATAEPEVVTAGQLSLRHGITAPLKAEAAPVPVQQFAQEMNTFISGKLEIVKKGGVAEATITLFPENLGQVDVKITMQNGNLVAQFMTQHAGTKDMLEQQMSQLRLALQSQGIQVERLEVTQNNSSPQSQWTGGQGQQTGAGGQQQGRRSREHQEESADAVLAAELNGEWKDWVSATQQDTNQSGGFSTKI; this is translated from the coding sequence ATGAGTATTATTCTACAAACCTTAACCGCAGGCAATCTGGCTGCTTCCGGCGGAACAACGCAGGGGACAACCGGGACAGTTAACCCGTCGATGCCATTTGCCCAGACGCTTGTGCAGAGCATGGGGGGAGTTACCGCTGCCAAAGGCACTGAAACTCCCGTAGCCGGTAATTTAGTTTCATTATTACAGGGACTCCTGAGTGCTGTTCAGGCTAAGGGAGAAGAGGCAGGCAGTACAGATGTTAAGCAAACGAAGCTGCTGGAAGGTCTTGTGCAGGATATAGAGAAGCTTGACACCAGTCTGGAGGCTGATCCGGCACTAATTGCAGCGCTTCAAAGTTGGCTGCTTCAAGTATCTGCTCTTGTGTCCGGCAATCCCTCTCCAGGTTCAAAGGATGCCTCAGCTACTGTTGCTGACACATCCATCAGCTTGTCGCCACTTGCCAAGAACCCTGAAACTCTGCGCTTTGCCATTCAAGATGAACTGAACAGCCTGGTTCAACGGGTTCAGACAGCAGCTGTCAGCGGGGATCAGGAGACTGCTGCCAAAGGAGCTGCGCTTCTAAATCAATTCTCAGCTATTATGGCGGAGAGTGCACCTGTTAATCACAAGTCCATGGCTAACAAGACTCCAGCAGTTGTTGATGCTCCAGCGGTGTCGCTTAAGCAGGCAACGGAAAGCGAGCCTAGGGTGGAAATGTATAGCAAAGCAGATTTGGCAACGGATGTCCGTAGGTTATTGGGGGCTTCAGCTAGCACTCGTTCCATGTTGGATGCAGCAGCAGCCGGTACCACCGAAGCTGTAATTACAGATGAGGGTTCCACTCCAGTTCTCGCAGGAATGGCGGCTTCGATGAAGAAGACTGTATTAGCCGAGGAGGCTTTGCCCGCTGGCGAAGCAGCGACCGCGGAGCCGGAGGTTGTAACGGCCGGCCAATTATCGCTGCGGCATGGAATTACTGCACCGCTGAAGGCGGAAGCCGCGCCAGTGCCGGTCCAGCAATTCGCCCAGGAGATGAACACCTTCATCAGTGGCAAGCTTGAGATTGTCAAGAAGGGCGGAGTAGCTGAAGCTACGATCACCTTATTCCCGGAGAATCTTGGACAAGTGGATGTGAAGATTACCATGCAAAACGGAAATCTGGTAGCACAGTTCATGACCCAGCATGCCGGAACCAAGGATATGCTTGAGCAGCAGATGAGCCAGCTTCGTTTGGCATTACAGTCCCAAGGAATTCAGGTAGAGCGCCTTGAAGTGACGCAGAACAACAGCTCCCCTCAGTCACAGTGGACCGGAGGGCAGGGTCAGCAGACAGGCGCGGGCGGACAGCAGCAAGGCAGACGTTCGCGGGAACACCAGGAAGAATCGGCAGATGCCGTGCTCGCCGCAGAGCTTAATGGCGAATGGAAGGATTGGGTTTCTGCTACCCAGCAAGATACCAACCAGAGCGGCGGATTCTCAACCAAGATTTGA
- a CDS encoding FliH/SctL family protein, which translates to MSKLIKHSQYIPVDVLKRLEQARHHAGLTEEPAPEEPSGEVHYQDPAREAAEQSRKQMLKDAQEFAESQVRSASEEAENIVESARTEAEEWWRERREQDELLIEAVKSEGYQQGYQEGLAQAEQEMSRRLAEMMDEAQNVLQEAYRARDVIIQEAEPFLVELSCDIAEKIVDKQLTVEPQFAMDLIRKNLARKREQGLISLCVSPAQFAFVNAAREELSLAVDSQAELQILPDSTVRDLGCVIRSSFGSIDARVDTQLAEIKKELLRIALDSDEHRNGDDDA; encoded by the coding sequence TTGTCTAAGCTGATCAAACATTCTCAATATATTCCCGTAGATGTGCTGAAGCGTCTTGAACAGGCCAGACATCATGCAGGCCTGACTGAAGAGCCGGCTCCAGAAGAGCCTTCGGGTGAAGTCCACTACCAGGACCCCGCCAGGGAGGCAGCGGAGCAGTCCCGCAAGCAAATGCTGAAGGATGCTCAGGAGTTCGCGGAGAGTCAAGTCCGCAGCGCTTCCGAGGAAGCGGAGAATATTGTGGAATCAGCACGGACTGAAGCTGAAGAATGGTGGCGCGAGCGTAGAGAACAGGATGAGCTGCTGATCGAAGCCGTCAAATCCGAGGGCTATCAACAGGGGTATCAAGAAGGTCTGGCCCAAGCAGAGCAGGAGATGTCCCGGCGTCTCGCCGAGATGATGGACGAAGCGCAGAACGTGCTTCAGGAAGCGTACCGGGCAAGAGATGTAATTATTCAGGAGGCGGAGCCGTTTCTTGTAGAGCTAAGCTGTGATATTGCTGAGAAAATCGTGGACAAGCAACTCACCGTTGAACCGCAATTTGCGATGGATCTGATCCGTAAGAATCTGGCCCGCAAACGTGAGCAGGGGCTGATCTCACTCTGTGTGTCTCCTGCACAGTTTGCTTTTGTCAATGCGGCCCGTGAAGAACTCTCGCTTGCTGTGGACTCTCAGGCTGAGCTGCAGATTCTCCCGGATTCAACGGTCAGAGATCTGGGGTGTGTGATCCGGTCTTCCTTCGGCAGCATCGATGCCCGGGTTGATACCCAGCTTGCCGAAATTAAAAAAGAACTGCTAAGAATCGCTCTGGACTCAGATGAACACAGAAATGGGGACGACGATGCTTGA
- a CDS encoding flagellar basal body-associated FliL family protein, with amino-acid sequence MKKMLPWLITILLAVTLIVVAAFLLMDKIFPGDGNEVSKAVQNVETKKMTADQIVEMTAEIKDIKTNLADPDYILSVDIALQLDSASSKEEFEKIKSIKITPLIIKAIADAKPEELNGASGKDQFSSKLVNIINKNLTEGSITQIEFTKFILASM; translated from the coding sequence ATGAAAAAGATGCTGCCATGGCTCATCACGATATTGCTGGCCGTTACACTTATCGTAGTCGCTGCATTCTTACTAATGGACAAAATTTTCCCAGGTGATGGGAATGAAGTGAGCAAGGCTGTCCAGAACGTGGAGACGAAGAAGATGACTGCTGATCAAATTGTTGAGATGACAGCCGAAATCAAAGATATCAAAACTAATCTTGCCGATCCCGATTACATCCTTTCAGTTGACATCGCGCTTCAATTAGATTCGGCGTCGTCCAAGGAAGAATTCGAAAAGATAAAATCTATTAAAATAACACCGCTGATTATCAAAGCGATTGCCGATGCCAAACCCGAGGAGTTGAATGGGGCCAGCGGCAAAGATCAGTTCAGCAGCAAACTGGTGAATATCATCAATAAGAACCTGACAGAAGGTTCCATCACCCAGATTGAATTCACCAAATTCATACTGGCATCTATGTAG